One Dermacentor silvarum isolate Dsil-2018 chromosome 10, BIME_Dsil_1.4, whole genome shotgun sequence genomic window carries:
- the LOC125940944 gene encoding uncharacterized protein LOC125940944: protein MFYGSLDANESLGHCTQATASRCAIFDHLNRVNAEIGKVDLELWEAAPGRLELKTIKPPQNAGLYIAEANPSVWHLLDFILQRHRCILSIDIDEEGRNRQLQATVSLIGTLARKVPSLVSLRVCDTLATEEGRDTVASALATAYSLQELHMRKATLNGLCVLLFHKFFSATERLTTLSLIDVHFHPGDSAPLLLKALKRNSSIHTLTLAVCTCFHGPNHGALLAAVLARKDSLRTLSLKRCCFTCPAGVHAIMNALINNRHLYGLSLHGFMYSRVFEEMIPRMLVGNDALRTLRVERGSYNDRCSCKGVVRYCGTDYSDESESIDPITQGIPQNKWLEELTVDLSSSTLSECLCFFKALRRNKTLRRVVIVDIPNSGTAKLYRAMRKNDVEGRVTFKCPLIVMESLEAVATCSEMSHVVINSDNLASGEMLEGALALLPRWAHIRYLGLCFSGEQFVSVQALLIPYLEANTTLRHLYLNVGGRIDDCHVRRNLLVALLKNRNLRKLHVEGRIIVDDEEAVGVACALSVNSTLSEFLLYGYDDDDDADDDVLVVGAICTMLRYLALGLEENHTLCSLDHNEVPHSRHYHAVHSVVSRNRALAMCAAHFVVGANRSDYCANALSLVSHSPQLLFNVMEMASVEEAVAAACIQRTLMENRRIQP, encoded by the coding sequence ATGTTTTATGGCTCTTTGGATGCAAATGAAAGTTTGGGGCATTGCACGCAAGCCACCGCAAGCAGATGTGCCATCTTTGATCACTTGAACAGGGTCAACGCTGAAATAGGCAAAGTTGACCTTGAGCTTTGGGAGGCTGCCCCAGGACGCCTGGAGTTGAAGACAATAAAGCCTCCTCAAAATGCTGGGCTATATATCGCTGAGGCGAACCCTTCGGTGTGGCATCTGCTCGATTTCATTCTGCAGCGCCATCGTTGCATCTTATCCATAGACATTGATGAAGAAGGTCGCAACCGACAACTGCAGGCAACCGTTTCCTTGATCGGCACCCTGGCCCGCAAGGTGCCTTCTCTGGTCAGTCTGCGTGTATGCGACACTCTAGCGACTGAGGAAGGGCGAGACACTGTGGCCTCTGCCTTGGCCACGGCTTACAGCCTTCAAGAACTGCACATGCGCAAGGCTACACTCAACGGCTTGTGCGTGCTGCTTTTTCACAAATTCTTTAGCGCAACCGAAAGGCTGACGACACTTTCGCTTATTGACGTGCACTTCCACCCTGGCGACTCCGCCCCGCTGTTGCTCAAGGCACTGAAACGGAACTCGAGCATCCACACGCTGACTCTGGCAGTGTGCACCTGCTTCCATGGACCCAACCACGGTGCCCTGCTGGCCGCCGTTCTGGCCCGAAAAGATAGTCTCCGGACGCTCAGCCTGAAGCGATGCTGCTTCACGTGCCCGGCAGGAGTGCACGCCATCATGAATGCACTTATCAACAACCGCCACCTGTATGGGCTGTCGCTACATGGGTTTATGTACAGCCGTGTCTTCGAGGAAATGATTCCGCGGATGCTGGTTGGCAACGATGCACTGCGCACTTTGCGCGTGGAACGTGGCAGCTATAACGATCGCTGCAGCTGCAAGGGGGTCGTGCGTTACTGCGGCACGGATTATTCTGACGAAAGTGAGAGCATCGATCCAATCACACAAGGCATTCCACAGAACAAGTGGTTGGAGGAGCTGACCGTCGACCTTTCGTCTTCAACATTGTCAGAGTGCTTGTGCTTCTTCAAAGCACTAAGGCGGAACAAAACACTGCGCAGGGTCGTCATCGTCGATATCCCCAACAGTGGCACTGCAAAGCTGTACCGGGCTATGCGAAAGAACGACGTCGAAGGTAGGGTCACCTTCAAGTGCCCGCTCATTGTCATGGAATCCCTGGAGGCGGTTGCAACGTGCAGCGAGATGTCGCACGTCGTCATCAACAGCGACAATCTTGCCAGTGGTGAAATGCTCGAAGGCGCCTTAGCATTGCTGCCTCGATGGGCTCACATCCGATACCTCGGCCTGTGCTTTTCGGGAGAGCAATTtgtgtctgtgcaagctcttctaATCCCTTACCTAGAGGCGAACACGACACTCAGACACCTGTACCTGAACGTTGGAGGGCGCATCGACGATTGCCACGTACGCCGAAATCTTCTCGTGGCCTTATTGAAGAATCGGAATCTGCGAAAACTCCACGTCGAAGGTAGAATTATTGTTGACGACGAAGAGGCCGTGGGCGTTGCTTGTGCTTTATCTGTTAACAGTACACTTTCAGAGTTTCTTTTGTACGGctacgacgatgacgatgatgccGATGACGACGTCCTAGTGGTTGGTGCAATCTGTACGATGTTGCGCTACCTTGCACTTGGGCTGGAGGAGAACCACACTCTCTGCTCATTGGATCACAACGAGGTTCCACACTCGAGACATTACCACGCAGTACACAGCGTTGTTAGTCGCAACCGTGCGCTGGCAATGTGCGCGGCCCACTTTGTGGTAGGCGCCAACCGGAGCGACTACTGTGCCAATGCCCTGAGCCTCGTCTCACACAGCCCGCAGCTGCTGTTCAATGTCATGGAAATGGCTTCCGTAGAAGAGGCTGTGGCTGCCGCCTGCATCCAGCGAACCCTGATGGAGAATCGTCGGATCCAGCCTTAG